In a genomic window of Chaetodon auriga isolate fChaAug3 chromosome 1, fChaAug3.hap1, whole genome shotgun sequence:
- the adma gene encoding adrenomedullin a: MKLIFQSFLYCCLMATVAHCVELEVNPELKKRLSIWLGSRLRRDLDSVSVEKTEESEHFVRPEDIRDTLLPHSSTDISVRTKRSKNSANQSRRQGCSLGTCTVHDLAHRLHQLNNKLKIGSAPIDKISPQGYGRRRRSLPAHRVTLRLEQGRLRPVWSITDSQVHKLEALLRRT; this comes from the exons ATGAAATTGATATTCCAGTCCTTCCTCTATTGCTGTCTGATGGCAACAGTAGCACACTGTGTGGAACTTGAAGTGAATCCGGAGTTGAAAAAAAG gCTAAGCATATGGCTGGGGAGCAGATTGAGACGGGATCTTGACAGCGTATCAGTGGAGAAGACAGAAGAGTCGGAGCACTTTGTCAGACCAGAAGATATCAGGGATACTTTGCTGCCACATTCCAG cactGACATCAGTGTCCGAACCAAGAGGTCTAAAAACTCAGCCAACCAGTCAAGAAGACAAGGCTGTTCCCTGGGCACCTGCACAGTGCACGACCTGGCACACCGTCTGCACCAACTCAATAACAAGTTGAAGATCGGGAGCGCCCCTATTGACAAGATCAGCCCGCAGGGATATGGCCGGAGGCGTCGATCTCTTCCAGCACACAGAGTCACACTAAGGCTAGAGCAGGGCAGGCTGAGGCCCGTGTGGAGCATAACTGACTCACAAGTTCACAAGCTTGAGGCTCTCCTCAGACGGACATGA